The following coding sequences are from one Lolium rigidum isolate FL_2022 chromosome 6, APGP_CSIRO_Lrig_0.1, whole genome shotgun sequence window:
- the LOC124660566 gene encoding metallothionein-like protein 2A yields MSCCGGNCGCGSGCKCGNGCGGCKMYPEMDEGVTTSQTLIMGVAPSSKASFEDAAAATGAENGGCKCNPCTCNPCTCK; encoded by the exons ATGTCGTGCTGCGGTGGCAACTGCGGGTGCGGATCCGGCTGCAAGTGCGGCAACGGCTGCGGAGG GTGCAAGATGTACCCTGAGATGGACGAGGGGGTGACCACCTCTCAGACTCTCATCATGGGAGTTGCGCCCTCTTCCAAGGCATCGTTCGAGgacgcggccgccgccaccggagcAGAGAACGGAGGCTGCAAGTGCAACCCGTGCACCTGCAACCCGTGCACCTGCAAGTGA